The region CCAGAAATACATACATCATTTCATTTTCACTGGGTACGTCTTACTAAACCTTAGAATTGGGCAAAAAGCCATATCCCTAGTCCTAGCCAGAAGCAACTCTTGAGACACAGAGAAAGATTAGCATATGCTCAGTTAAGACCTGcttatttattttgcaaatgtTTTTACTGAATTAAATAAACCCATCCCTGACCATTTTATCAACACAAGGATTTCTGCTTCTTTAAGACAACAGCCTCCcccatttgtttttctgaagacaacACCTCAGTCTGTTGCCTGTTTCCCCAACATGAGGGGGAAGATGTTCCCTAAGGCATTCCAACTTAGTCCTCTTTCCTGAAGAAGACTCTTCAGAACTTGAAAGTATCCATCTCCAccgctatttttttttcttggtaaaGATTAAAACCTGAAGTTACACACACTGGCCTCTGTTACAACGGAAATTTAAGTTTACATACCAAAATGGACAGAAGCCAGGGAATGAAAATCAATTTCCATAAGAACATCAACAGCCTCACTTCACCTTCTACACACACTTAACCAAACACTTAGTTGTGTCTAAAACAAAAGATTCTTGGCCTTTCGATTTCATTACCAACTTTACAACTCACTAGTAACATGCTCCTGTTGCATTTCTAGTCAAGAGAAATATCTATATGCATATAAACAGTGTATTCAAAGTTGGCACTCGTATCTATTGATGAGCACAAGTATTCCAAGGGTGAATATTCAGAAACAAGTGCTCAAGCAGCCCTAAGCTCAAAGGAACCACTTCTCCACACCCCAGTGCCCACAGACCAGCTCAGTAACAGCAACTGGACACAGGGACACTTGTCCTATGCAGACAGGAATTATTTCACTCTTTTCCAAAGACAACCtggatttttttgtctgttgCATTTTAGAGAGAAAATCAAGGGGAAGGGATGGTTGAAAAGTTTGGTTATAATTACCAGTTCTGTTTTCTGTCCTCAGTGCTGGATATACACCACAAGGATGAAGACCACATACTTATTCCTTGCAGCCCCTTACTTGCCAGTGTGACACTTTCTCTGGCCAGAGCTCTCAGCACACACCAGCCTCACCTTTGGTGCTGCACAAGCTGCAGGAGGGTCACTTCATCTCCCACCTTGCTTTACACACATTTATTGCACTAGAACAAATGCCTTCTATAAAAAGATGCTgtagaaaaccacaaaattgTAAATACTAATTTATGATTTGTTTGCaattatatttaatattaataGTGTCTTGTTTTTACAAAGCAgttgaaattaaaaagaaaaaaaaaaagaaaaaaaaaaaaaaagaaaaaaaaaggaatagcaAGAACCCCCCTGTCTGCTGTCTAGCATCAGTAATCCTCACTGGTTTGTTTACCATTTATAAGGAAAACATCATTCAAGCTGGCTTGTCACAGAGACTCATCTGCAATAACTGGCCTTTGGTGCAAATCCGTGGCATTTGTCATAGTGCTTTTTCTGGAAGTCCCTCTGCCTAAATTCAAGGTGTCTACCAATGATAATATCCTTCCTCTCTAAGCAACCTTCCAGCCAAAGACAGCCAATCTGGTAACACATCTGAGGATGGTAAATATCCTCATCTTAAACAGGTAAAGTGAGCACACATAACTAAATTTGCCAGAGAGCCCAGATCTCACAATCCCAGGTGATTCACCTTTTTTGGAGACTATGCTCCCTCTCTAGAGAGGAGTGAAAATTAACTGATTATGCTGAAATTGCTTCTCTCCTCACCCTCTCTAACAGGATCAGATATTTTGCAGGTGTAGGATCAGCCAATGCGTTACAATTTGGAAACAGTGTAAATCTAACAACCAAAAAACTGTTTTAAGTTAACAAGTGcacaaaaccagccccaaagcAGTCCCTGTGACAGGCCAGCTGCAGGCAGTTAGACAAGGGGTAAGATCAAGCCTGCTAGTGCCAGGGGACACTAGGGAGGTTAGCCTCATCCACCTGCTGATGGGCCTCGCCGGCCAGGTCTCCAGGAGCACGTCCCACCTCCTTCTCCAGACAGTGGATTATAGCCTAGAACACAGAAGAGAAATCCACTGTATTAATATTCATCCTCCACAGCCCTTCACCAATGCACAAGGAACACCAAAAATAGATCTCACAATTATTTACACCTTGTTCATATTTTACACAGGCAGCATTttaaggaaaatgaaagcagagaaaatatCCAGACTTGAGAGGGTTTCTTTTTCTAGTGCTAACAGTGAAAGCCATTGCAAAACACTTGTGTTTTAATTTGATCAATTTGGATTAAATGAAATTGAAATGAATTGCCATTTAATTATTCTAAGTCTGCACTaaacctgcagtgctgctctgcaggatcaacaaagcagcaacagcagctctTACAGTAAACTCTGTAAGAGTGTATCTGTTCTCCAAGAGCCCTAACAGTCAGGGACTTAAAATAATCCCTTATTCCAGTCCTGCAAGGAATACTCTGAAGGTCAAAAGGTAAATCCACTCATTAATAccacaaagtatttttttagaGCATTTCAAAAGGCAAGCATAGGCAGTAAGGCAAATACACTTTAGTTGAACATCCTAATGCTGTAACCATGGGAAACTTCATGTCAGGAGAACACACTCAGAAAGTTACAACTTGGCAAACATCTTCAATTTGTTCTGCACAAAGCAAAGAACCCTTATCCTAGCAGCACTGCTAACTAAGGGGGGGGGGCGGTTCAAAGCAATCTGTTCCACTGAAACTTCCAGTATCACCTTCATCtttgaaatttgtttttctcataCCAGCCAAGTTTTGCTTTCTAGCTTAATtgagcagctgagcagcacagaTGGTTCTTTCACTTCATGCTGATCTACCTCATGAGAAGATCCAAGACCTCTAATTCTCTAATTGGTTACTTAACTGACTGACTTTGCTGAGGATTAAACTAGGACAGGTAGCAGCTGGAAAGGTGTCCCAACCCAGCTGCCCTGATCCTGGTTCTCAGCACAGCTGACCCCTGCATTTCTCATCCCCCAGGGAGGTCAATATCCTATGACAGAGCTTTCAAAGGTACCTGACAGCATCAGACATCACACTGCCCTCATATTAAACAACCTAAGATGAATCAGTCACTTGATTCCTTCAAATGTCAGGAAAAATACTCAAAGCAGAATTCCAGCACTGCACTGTTACTGAGGTTTAATATGTTTAATCAAGAATCCACACATTTAATCAAGTGACTTAGCACTGCACCCTAAGTGGACCCCCCTTTCAGCCTCATATGACTGAGGCTGTCTAGATGATCCACTCCACTACAGAAAATTGTCATTAAAATATACCCAAATTAGCACTTCCAGGTATGGCAAGGGCTGATGGGCTgagaagagaagcagcagaCTGGCTGCAGGGCTAATATGCAGCAGTGAGCCTGACGTGAGCAATGTGAGACCATAGAAAGCACTTCATGCATCAAGATGATTCCAGCAGGTGACAGTGAGTTTAATGGTGAGACCTTCTGGTGCTTTGTGAGAGTTGGTAAGAGTTTATACATCTACAGGATTTATATATTCAATAGGTCAGCATCGTGATATATGATAAATAAGGTCACATTTTACATAATGATGTCTTTCATCTTCTTCATCTACATAATACAAAGTAAAATACCCTCTTCCTGCATTTAGTACTACAGGTGCTTTAAAGGCAGATCAGATATTAAATTATTGAATTTATACAATAACAGGGGACAGATCCCACAAATATTGTAAGAATCTGTAATTCTGAGTGACAAAAATCTCAGTAAATTATGCCAAAGCATAGTCACAAAAAACCTGAACCATtctttttcccagggaaaagcactCCCAAAACTTCCTGCCAGCTTTTGCACAAAGGGCAGAGCACACCAGCTGATCAGAGATAAAGAGCTCGTTTGTAAAGAACATTTTGTTTCCTCCTTGAAAAAGACAAAATGTACAGAGACTACAGATACAGCTGGATAAATAACCTGTTCCAAGCTCAGAGTGTCTGAAGGATTCCATACTCACCACCTCCTCTCAaaggctttttgtttggtttagatTTTGGGACTGTTGAGGCAGAGGCACCAGGTTCTACTTCTTGCtgttcagaaaagcaaaaagttACTCAATATGAATTTCAGCTCCCTTAATCACATGAACACAACTGTGACCTGATTAACATGGTTGTTACCTGATTCAGTTTCAGgtttcctttgtagctttttcCTTCTTGCATACTCTCCCACATCGCGATCTTCTGCCTTCGCTTCTCTTCTTCGAGCTACAGAGCAAATCCAGATAGAGACTTGGTCTTAAAACTAAGATTTCAGAACTAACAGAATCCCCAGAAACAGCTACAGCAGACTCATCACACTATCTTTATCTGATACAGTATCTCTGAGATTatagaaaaatttcttctttttctacaTCCACATctcttcccctcctcaggaTGTACAGACTGAGTCTGCAGCTTCTTTTGGCCACTTGatgctttaaaacatttttaaattaaaacagaacCAAGTGGCAAGTTTAAACCCTGAGTCTATAAAAAGTACTAAGTAAAGAATATTCCATATGAAAGTAATTTAATGTACAATGTGGGGTTCTACAGAAGAAAGGACttctcctttgtttttaactgcCAATATTACTTGAAACATCAGCTATAAACTGAGGTCTGAGTGTCTGactgcaaaagcaaaaccagaagaAGAGGTGGGATGATGATCAGTGTTACTGCTATGCTGATCACATCCATTTTCTGCACTGCTCCTCACAGCAACTTGCTATTCCTTGTTATCTCAAGCTGTAATTCAGGCCCTTAAATTGCAGCAATGCTAAGCTACATTTTTAACACTTTTATTTGCCATTAAGAGCAGAAAACACATATATGCACTGGTACAGTTAACTTAAATGCCAGCAAAACCCCTCCAGCCATTCACTGCACACACAACTAAGCTCCTGCAAGTACAGATTAACCTGTGAAAAAATGAACACCAGGCCCACAGTGACCCTGGCACACAATTGCAATTTGCTGCTCTCTTTTACAGCAGCAAAGTGTTTGATGACAAATGTATGAGTTAAAGTAAGAAATGCTCTCTGGTTACctgtctttgcttttctttgtatCTTTCTGCTTGTGCATTCAACTCCTCTTGCATCCTGAGGCGAGCTGCTGCCAAAGCTTCTTGTCTTCTTACCACCACATCAGGTTCTAGGAAATCGGGAAAGAGTTTGCAAAGCTATTCAAAGTAAATTCCAGATGGTCTCCTCAAAGAACTGTAATAAAGAAAGGCTCACATCTCTCCCTACAGCTGCTTTGTGGAAAATCACATCTCAAATTCAGTTTCCAGCTAATCTTTTATAGTAATTTATATGCTGAATTAAACTTCATcatgttttaatattttggaGCAATTACTTTAACAGGATTTTAATAAGGACACAAGTGTAACTAACCATAAAATTTAAACCTCACACTTCAAGGACACTTCCTTCTATTTCTGAAGAAGTTATTTGATACAAATAAATTCAGAAATACCACCCAGGCTTCGCAGGGACCATTTTTACCCAGAGCACTGCTTTTACGCAGAAGGATGAGGCAAGCAGCCCACGTTCACTCCTACTCCTTCTGGCAATGGGTCCTGCTGGTGTCAGTGCAGCAGTGGATTTAACACCCTCTATCAGCAGAGAAACCACTTACAAACATGACACACATCTCAAGAGACACCTGCAGGTCTCAGAAAATCCACACTGAGTCACCACTGCTCTTCATGAGTGGCCTTTGAAggtcaaaagaaaaattatactCCAAAAAGAAGCAAATGTTGCTCTGTTTCCTTCCAGAAGCTGAAGCATCTCTATATTTGTTTGCCACCATCCAGTGatgaatatgaaaaagaaatgtcagTACTTTCAGTAACATCATTTTACAGGCAGTTTGGGCAATTAAATTGCCATTTAATTATCATCACAAAAGAACAGCAGAAGGATAAGGGTAGgcaaaaaagatttttctgggGCCCCACATCCTGTCATTCCAATGTGCCCAAGGGATCAGTGCCAAGCACTCATGGATTTGGCAGATCCGTGAGCACAGCCTGTGCTTTTCAGCAGGACCATGACTGTGTGCGATTTACAACCTGTGCCACACTCCCAAAGATAACACAGACTGTCACACCCCAAATGTACACAGTCCTGCCAGAGCAGGAACCGggaaggaataactggaagaaCATGatgaatattaatttaaaaaaaagattatttaaaGAAGTATTTCCCCCAGGATTTAGATTTGGgcgttttggttttctttgatAAGTCTAAAAGTTATTTGGTAACTGACCACAAGTGATTTTAGCCTCCAtcccctcagctcctgcacCACCAAAGAGCAGCTATTCCCTTGTTCTGTGATGTCCCGCTCCTTCATTCCCAAACATGTTCCTTTGGGACACAGCTCTTCCTTCAGAACCTTTTAAATACActtcccctggcccagcctttCCCGGCGATCTCTTCAGTCTCAGGATCTGAGGACTGAACAGGTATCCCGAGCATCACTCTCCGTTAAAACCCCTCAGAACCGGATCTCTTTTGGGCCGTTACCAACTCCAAACGCCTCTGCAGACCCGAGCGGCTCTCAGCCATCCCGCCAGACCCGCGGAGCGCCAGCGGGAACCCGGAGGGGCACAAACACCGGCTCTGGAGAGGGCGCGGGGCTTCCCGTACTCACCCTCCGCCGCCTCAGCTGCTCCGGGCCGGCCGCTCGGCCGCGCCGCCAGGCCGCGGGACACCTTCTGCACGAGGACATACACGGCGACGGCGGCCAGGAGGATGTACCACCCATAGCTGGACAGCACCGAGCCCACTGCGACGGGAACAGGCCGGGGGTGAGCGCGGGCCGCACGACAAGGGGCCCACCCGGGCAGGGGAGCGGCCCCGGCTCCGcgcctcggccccgccgccccccggcctCGCCCCCGGCCCCTCACCCGTGTGCTGCAGGGCCTCCAGGCCGCCCCGGCCCAGCGCCggcccgggccccgccgcgGGCCCGCCGCCCCCGATCTCCATCGCCCGCCGCGGCCTCACGTCCGGACCCGCCCCGCTCCACCAATCACCGCCCCGTCCGCCGCCGCCAGGAAGCACCGCGCCGCCGTCGGCAGAGCGCCCGGCGTGACGTGCGGCGGCGCCGGCCAATGAGAGAAGAGGGGCAGGCGCGAGCAGCCAATCACGGCAGAACAAGCCCTTCCAgtcccgccccccgccccgctggCGGCCGGGAAGGGGACGGGGCAGCAGCGGCGGAAAAAGGGATCGCTCGTTTATTGACAACCAAATGCGCGAGGACGGGGGCGACGGGCCCCGCCGGGAACACCGGCACAGCACGGGACAGGAAAGGGCTCCTGGGCAGGACTGGAGCATGACAGGGCCCGGGCTACGATCCGTTTGGCACTGTGTCCTCTTCCATTTCTTCTTCGCCGTCCTCCGATGGGCCTGAAAGGACACGTCAGAGTTttaaggcagctgctgctgacgTTACTCTTCTTTTCCCACCCCTCTGCAGAGGAGTAGTAATTATAATAAAACTctacagaaaggaaaatccaGGTAACCCCGATGTACAGAAAACTGGTGCTATGGCCAGCCTGCAGCTGAGACTcatctctgcagagctcccaccGCTCACTGCTGTACCCACACCCGAGAGGCACTGATGCTCAGCACCAGTCCAGAGGGACTCTGTAATTCATCTCATTTCTTTAAATAACTGGGATGAAGTTTGGAGTCATCCAATACTGCAAGGCACCTTGTTTGGCACCTTGCTTTGGAGGGAGTGTAGGTGAAAGCCCTGAGCTGCGCCCAAGGCCAGGCAGATCATACAGAGCCAGGGATGTGCTCCACACATGACAAAGTCACACTTTTTCTACATAACTCTCTACGGAGATCACATAAAGCATCAGGAAGCAAGGGAGAGAGGTGGATTCTGTTTGGGAAAGAAGAGTAACAGAAGTGGAGAGTGACCTGATTTCCGCTCTCTGCCGGGGATCTGTCCAGCCTGCAGCAAACCCTTCAGCCGCTCCACCTCAGCCAAAGTTGTGGCGTTTGCTATGGCAGTCTGAGAAACAGAGAACTCAGTGAATCCTCACATACCCTGTATCAGTCTGCTTAGAATAAACGCAAAACCCAGATTTCTTCCACTTAAGCGACACCAAACACTATGAAAGTTCTACTAAATTCTAGTTCTAGAAAATTCTACAAATGACAAATGATTACTTCCCCCCTTATTACACAATCCTGGGTGAACTCTAAGCTCAGGTTAACATTTCACTTAAGTTTTCAAAATACAGGTAGGTCtgaagaaaaattacagaaaaagaacCTAAGCCAAAGTCAGGACACACTGATCTATTTGTCTGAACAGCACAAAAGAAACATTTGTTCAATTTGGATCCATGACAGCTTTTCTCCACCACTTTTCCCCTGACATATTTACCTTAATTGCCTCCACGTCCCCTGGGGAGGGCCCAGTTTTCTTTTTGTCAGTTGGCAGACCAGCCCCTGGATTGAAgcttcaaaggaaaaataaagacctGTTACACCTTTTGAagagcagctgcttctcttAACTTGAAATGCTTCCAAACTAGGTTTGAAAGCATTTCATTCCATCAAGTGTAGTATCTTATCTTTGTTAACAAACTGATACAGTGAAGAATTGCCTCCTTCAGAAACACCAGCAACTTGTCCTCACTGTCCCATTCCCCCCACCTTTTCATCTGCTCAGAGGCAGAACTTTATTCATCAGGCAGTTGACAAAAGCTCTTCCATTTGGATGTTGTTGAACACTCAGCTGATCTGTTGCCATTACAAAAGCAGGGTGGACAAATAAAGAGTAACTGACAATGGGTTTCTGTTCCCATCAGTCTAATATGAGATTACAACAGCCTAAATTAAAGTCTACACTCAACTGGAATTCATCTcaacagtcaaaaaaaaaaaaaccaacaacaacctGGTATCTGCTGCTGCTAAGGAAAATCACCTGCTTA is a window of Aphelocoma coerulescens isolate FSJ_1873_10779 chromosome 10, UR_Acoe_1.0, whole genome shotgun sequence DNA encoding:
- the SELENOS gene encoding selenoprotein S; its protein translation is MEIGGGGPAAGPGPALGRGGLEALQHTVGSVLSSYGWYILLAAVAVYVLVQKVSRGLAARPSGRPGAAEAAEEPDVVVRRQEALAAARLRMQEELNAQAERYKEKQRQLEEEKRRQKIAMWESMQEGKSYKGNLKLNQQEVEPGASASTVPKSKPNKKPLRGGGYNPLSGEGGGTCSWRPGRRGPSAGG